In Bos indicus x Bos taurus breed Angus x Brahman F1 hybrid chromosome 23, Bos_hybrid_MaternalHap_v2.0, whole genome shotgun sequence, the genomic window CTGGACGTGCCTAAGCGGGAGGACATCATGCCGCTCTTCTCGAATTCTCTTGCTGACTGCTTCACTCCTTATTCAACAGTGCCACATGGACTCTTAGGCCCTGGTCCGATAGCCAATGGTTTCCCACCTGGAGGTCCTGGGGGCCCCAAGGGCATGCAGCACTTCCCCCCTGGACCTGGGGGGCCTATGCCAGGTAGGTGGAGAGCAAGCGGTTAGAAGGGGCTTGTCTGCTGGATTGGGCCTGGTAACAGCGCAGGGTTGACTAGACCTGGGGGTGGTTTAGGTTGGGAGATGGTGGTCCCTAGGTATAATTCAGGTAGCTGACCttgtctctccctttttttcccctcctaacAGGTCCCCATGGAGGCCCTGGGGGCCCTGGTGGGCCGGTGGGTCCACGTCTCCTGGGtcctccacccccgccccgggGGGGTGACCCCTTCTGGGATGGCCCGGGTGACCCTATGCGGGGTGGCCCGATGCGGGGCGGGCCAGGACCTGGCCCTGGGCCATACCATAGAGGCCGCGGTGGCCGAGGAGGAAATgaacctccccctcctcctcctccattccGGGGGGCCAGAGGAGGTCGCTCTGGAGGCGGACCCCCAAATGGACGAGGGGGCCCTGGTGGGGGCATGGTTGGCGGCGGTGGACATCGTCCCCACGAAGGCCCTGGTGGTGGCATGAACAGTGGCAGCGGACATCGTCCCCATGAAGGCCCTGGCAGTGGCATGGGTGGTGGGCATCGCCCCCACGAAGTCCCTGGTGGTAGCATGGGTGGGGGGCACCGCCCCCACGAAGGCCCCGGCGGTGGCATGGGTGGAGGCAGTGGACATCGCCCCCATGAAGGCCCTGGTGGAGGAATGGGTGCTGGTGGTGGCCATCGGCCCCATGAAGGCCCTGGACACGGGGGACCCCATGGCCACCGGCCTCATGATGTCCCTGGTCACCGAGGCCACGACCACCGAGGGCCACCCCCTCACGAGCACCGTGGCCATGATGGCCCTGGCCATGGAGGAGGGGGCCACCGAGGGCATGATGGCGGCCACAGCCACGGAGGAGGTGAGTTTGCTCCCTGTCCCCCACATACAGCTCTTGGTGTCCCGTACAAGTTTCTGGGAGGCCTCACTACTGGGGGTATGTCAGGCAGGACATGAGGTCACCTCAGTCCCAGTTCCCAGCATCCCCTTTTGCCTTTCTCCCAGGCCCCCAAGACTAGGTCTCTGAAAGACGGCGCTCAGGATGCCTTGGACTGGGGGGATGAGTGGCACTGGCCTCTGAGCCTTCCTGTCTAACGACCCCATCCTCATCCCCACAGACATGTCGAACCGCCCCGTGTGTCGGCATTTCATGATGAAGGGCAACTGCCGCTACGAGAACAACTGTGCCTTCTACCACCCGGGCGTCAACGGGCCGCCCCTGCCCTaggcccccgcccgccccgccctgtggactgcagccttgctCCTTCCACTCTCTTATGGCTTCTGTGAGGCCCATTTCCCCTTCCCCCAGCTGATGAGGAGCCGGCCCCTCAGTGCCCACACGCCTGGGTTCTGGGGGTTTTCTGATCACTGGTGCGCATCAATGTACATATTTTCCTCCAgtctggggaggagagagactgGACACATTCTGTACCCTGGACTGCTGAAGAGGAGACCCAGTTGGCTTCACTCTTTGAGGAGTTTTGCCCTGTATCCCAAGCCCCTTTCCGGTATTGCCCTTCACGCCTGAGAACCTAGAGCTGGTTATCCTGGAGAACACCTCTGCTCTCCTGCTGTGGGTCTTCGACATGCACAAGGAACTCTGACGTGGGATCAGCTGCACTTATGAAATCCTCCCAGCCACGTTCATTTCCCCATGGGTGGGGATGTAAAGGGGTACCGTGTACCCCACTGCACTGAGAGGGCTCAATCAGGCTGGATTTGAGTTCTGGAACACATcgtccccacccctccccgaaCACAGGCTTTTTACATTGAGTCCTTTCTCAAGTGAGACTTTTGCAACCTTCGAGGACACTCAAGTTTTGCGCCTTGAGTGTGCTAGGTTCAGTGATGGCAGATCACACCTGCAGCCCGTGAAAGTTGTAGCTGGCAGAGGTGAGGCCATGGTGGTGGTCCACCCTTGCCTACAGCTCTTTCTGGAAACTGTAAAACAGTGAGACCAGCTTTTCATCaactgaagcctggcatgctgggccTGACAGTCACACTACATGCACTGCCTCTGGGAGTGAGCGTGCTCCTGGTCCCCACCTGGAACCTCGTAGGTGTGAGGCCTCCAGCTCCCTTGCCCTGTCAGCCACCTCTGAATCCCCACCAGGTGCCTTCCTGGGTGGATTCGATAAGATGACCTGCCCTCTCCCAGTCCTCTCCTTCACCCGTCTCGGCATCAGTTGTTTTCTATGAAAACAGTGGATTGGTTAGGTTTTGTGCAGGGTCTTGGGTTAGAGCCACAATGGATTTGAGGatgagtattttctttttcttttggttttgtatattttgtacattaataataaacagtggaaagagaAGTATTTAACCTCCAGTGTGTTTGGACTCTGTTAGAAACCATTATTAGCTGTGGTCAAAGGTTCATCAGTACCTCTGGAGTGGTTTTCAGTCCTTTGTTTTTGGTAAGTGAAACACGGGTGAAGGAGTGCTTTGACTATAAATACCACACAGGGTACAGGGTAGGTGGCGTGCAGTTCAGCGTTGGGGAGGGCAGAGCTCACAGATCACCCACTGCGGGAGGTACAGGCATGTTGAGTCTAGTTGATTCTAAGAGCCCTGTGACTAGCTTAGGGGAGGGATaaaagtgaagaaggaaaaatccAAGAGCAGTTCctagggagggaaggaaggaaaaacaggTGGATTCTTGCAAGACGAGCAGCTCCAGTGGAAAAATTTTAGAGTGTAGACAGCTTACTCCCGCAGCTCTGCAGTGTAGAGGGAAACAGGCCTGCTGCTAGGTGTAGACTGAGTTATTTTTAGATCTTAAGGCTAGGTATTGAGGGCGTAACTGATGGAGTAAGATTCCCAGGGAtggtaattccctggtggtccagtggttaggattcagtagTTTGACtgctgagacctgggtttgatctctggttggggaactaagatcgtgCAAGCTGCGCTGTGctgccaagaagaaaaaaagtatattaaaaaaaaaacaaaaacactcctAGGGAGACAGGAGGCATGAGGAGGATTAACTTTAAATAGGAAGTTCTGCTATTCTATATTAGATTACATTTTgcagggagagggaaaaggagggTGGGGATTTGGGGCTATAGGTTGAGAACAGTGGTTTCCAACCTTTCAGCATCATTGGAATTGGGAATGGGGTTCAGCAAATTTTCTGATTCAGTATGTCTGGGATGAATTCCAAGATTCTACAGTTCTAACATATTCCCAAGTGTTGCTGATTGCTGATCTGGAAAACACTAAAAGGACACAGCCCTAGAACACAAGTTTCTTGGCTGTTGTTTCCAGGATTGGCCACAAGAGGACAGCAATTCCCTAAACGTCACACGTGCCACCTGCACTGGCTTATTTTATCCTTTTGCCCCTTCTTGGGAGAGTGTTCAGTCATCCTATTGCTCTGTGCACTGGGAGAGGACCTGAGAAGACATAATACAAGGGCCACGCTAAGAAATAACCAACTAAGTACACAGCTCaagtgaaaaaaagtttaaaattcttgTGCTTCTGGTTCCATCGACTGCCTGCTTCTCCccttcttccatctcctgcaaCAGGCCACAAAAACCTTTTAAGAGAactcctttttttctattttaaaactaaattcagCTATTTTTCTTGCAAATTCTCCATGAAAATCCAAAATAACCTGTCACTTGAGTTTCCTTTTTTAAGGCAGGGAGAGAGCTTGAGCATCTGGTCCATGTCACTGTACCCACGTAcccatttctgtttctctgagccttgctgactcatttgaaaagaccctgatgctgggaaagattgagggcaggagaaggggacgacagaggataagatgcttggatggcatcaccgactcgatggacgtgagtttgagtgaactccgggagttggtgatggacagggaggcctggcgtgctgcagttcatggggtcgcagtcggacacgactgcacgacTGAAGTGAAGCCCTGCAGACACATCTCTCCTTGTTTCAGGTGGTCTGTTCCTCCTCTTATTCCAtttccacccccagccccaaaaTTACCTTTTAACTTTTGACTCCTCTGTCAACCCTTCCCTAAGCACACTGGTTCCATCTCCAATTCTGAATCACCATTATTCTTTCTCCCATTCCTGCTCCCAGGCAGTACACCTAATGTTGAAAAATCATGAAATCCTACCATCTTGGCCTAGTACAAATTACTAGCACTGATTCAACATTCACAGCTGGCTGGCAAACTTCCTAACTCCTACTGACTCTCTGGCACCAAATCCTCTGAGAAAGTCAGCCCCATGCCAAGTGAGCACCGCTTCTTCTCTTCACCTGAAAATATCTGCATTCACGTtatctcccttcctttcttagAAGAGGGAGGGTATCTTCTCCTGCCCAAAGGAATATCTAACAGCACTCCTGGCATCTCCTCTCCCTatcaccccccacccaccactcTACCCAGCAGCCAGAAcaattttgtgaaaattcacACTCCTGCATACACTCCGATGGCCTTCTAATGCTCCTAGAACCATATCCTAACTCCCTATCAAGGTGTGTAAGGCCTCATGTGTCCTAGCTGCTGCTCAAGCTCTAAGCTCAAGCCATCTTCCAGGACCAGCTCTTTCCAGCTTCTGAGCCATTGCACATTCTGGTCCCTTCCATGAAGGCTCTTTCTTATCCATCTAGTTGGTTCCTTGTCCACCTACAGGCCTTGTCTTTAGTGTTACTTCCTGAGAAGTCTTCCCTTATCACTCACACTAAAGGCGACCCTACCTTCCACTCTAACACCGTTTCCTGTGACAAACTCCAAAGGCGCTACTGTGCCCATTTCTGCTTCTTCACCAAGCCTTGCAGGCACAGCTCTCCTGTTCCAACtgacctcttcttccttcttattccgtttccacccccaccccccaaataacCTTGTAACTTCTGACCTCTGTGTCAACCCTATCTTTGCATTTCTAGCAAActctgggtgctgctgctgctgctggtctagGACACGTTGAGAACCATGGTCCTAGAGCAGCTAGTTCAAGCATCTGAGCTGCTGCATCAGCACTGGCCTCACAAGGGCCACTTCTCACGTACCCAGGCCTCCTCTGAGTTCTGCACGGCCACGGCGCTCATGGCCACGGTGCTCCTCCCTGGCGTTCCCCTTTCCCACTGTATTGCTGACGTGACAGTCTTCCCTAAAACACCTGTCCTGGCTCTCGTGCCCCCTGAGGACTCATCCTTCCGTCACCTTGTCCACATTGCCAAACGTGTGGCGTTGTAGATTCTAAGTTGCCTTGAGCTCAGAAGAGAGAAAGATTACCTAGAATCTGATGATTTGGCAGGATCACGTAAGGGAGGACCTTGAGAAATAGTGAGGATCTGTCCACATCCTACAGCCCAGGGAGAATGCCCAGGGTGCTGGGGTCAGAAAACAAGGGCTGCCGTCGCAGGAACAGTCTCCTCCAGGCTGGGTGGCCAGGGGCAGCTCagggtctctgtttcctcattgggAAGGTGTGCAGAATAATCAGGAATTTTTTGAACCATTCCAAAGTGCTCATTATGAACCACATTGGTGCCTGATTTGTAGGTGACAAAGACTGTCATGAATacaaacatttaattttgttaatgaaatttcatttttcaggCTTTGGGTTAGCCATACACTGTACTGTATTAGGCTCCCCTTTCTGGAGAAGCGCATTCTTTTGTCCAGATTTAGGTGCATTACAACAGTATATATATTGAGGAAACAAAACTTCTGCCTGTGGATGGAAGTTACTTTCAGTATCTGAAGTATTTGTAGTGAAATTAGCATCAAATACTTGAAATGCAAAATTCTGGTGTTCATCTTATAACATTCCTGTTTTATATATCATCTCATCTATACTACTGAACAACTGAAGTGCAAAGTGTTAAGTTGTACATGAAATAcatgtaactaaaaaaaaaaaacactttataaatACTTATCTAAAATCTTAATAACCTTGTGAGGTATGTACTTTTTATCACCTTCAtgtcacaaatgaggaaacaggtaCGAAGAGGCTAAGTTCAAGGTCACTCCGTTAGTCATGGACTTGAAGTCTGTTCTCATTGTTTTACAAAGGACCTTACTATGGAGACTACTTTAACATGTAACATCTTACTTGGCGTAagaccttgattttttttccctcgaATTCCAAGATCCTTTCTAATCTGGCTGGACACGTACCTGATGGTACTAGCTCTGTGACTATCTTCATACCAAATCTTAACTTTCAGTATAAACCTTGTAACTGCAGTCCAGTAGTATTTCCGGCCAGAATGTAACTTCCCAAAGTTAAGACATCCCACCTCAGGAAGCCCTGAGATGGTTCTTCACGTTCCCCTGAGAAGTGGATGCACCTGTTTTCTCTGCAATTCGCACACCTGGCTCTATCCATCTGTCCGTCCTTTCCACCCCTCTCACATCCTAATTCAGGATGTATTACCTCATCCGCACTAGGAAGTTTCTGGGGCCTGTGCTGTAAGTCTATATAGTCCACCTCACCCATCACTCACTGAAATGATCACCAACCAACCACTTGGGTTTTACTTTCCAAACCCATCTCTCCAATCTAACACTAATAAAAAAAGTGGCCACACGAGCCATGTTCTTCATTAACTCCCAAAACAGTTCTTTCTTCCTTAGATCCGCTCTTTTTCCTACATTTCAAAAATGGCTCCCTGCTCATGGTTAAAAGCCTTACTATTTCTCAAGGTCCTCCCTCAAGTGATCCTGCCACAAAACCAAGTTCTGAGTAACCTTTCTCATCTATGAGCTCAAGGCCACTTAGAATCTACAACTCTGCACATTTGGCAATTACCTGTATCAACGCTGTACACTCACATCTTCTAAGTCTTCTCTGTCTAGATTATGCATGAAGGCAGACCACGTCTGCGCCCTTCCCGTATACCCCGCAGTGCTACACAGTGTCTGTGGGGACAGACACTCTGGTCCCTGACCCCAGGGTGGAGCTTGGATAGTGAGAAACCCGAGTGTCCTAGTCCTAGCTAGAAGGGAGGACTCCCTTTCCCTAGCACTCATTTgaagggctgggggaagggagaggctcCTCAAACAGCGAGCACTACCTAAAGTGAGGTAAGACTGCAAGTGACACCCGCCTGCACCAGTGGGGAAGACAGGCTGCCACCCACTGCTAGAAAAGCGGACACAGCAAATCAAGATTCACAAGAGTTCCAGCTCTCACGAATCTCCAAACAGCAACAAGGCGGCAGCAactcctttcctttatttcttccccTTGTAAAGGGTGATTCGAGTTCAGCAGCATTCCTTTCCTGTCCCCAAGTCCCCCATCAGACCAGATACTGCAGGCACCAGATCCTGGgtggcaggagcagcagcagctgttggtATCCGTTAGGTCAGCACTGAATCCACCGGAGGAGTGCAGCACCACTCAGACCACACAGCAGCTGCACCCGAAGCTTGGGGCGGCCCAGAGGCAGGCTTCCCGGTGAGGATAGAGGCTCAGACAACTGGCTGCGTGAGCTGGCTGGATGGAACCCCATGATGACAAATGTCACCTCTGCCTGTACAGAGGGACTTCAAGGACAAGCACCACTCAGTTATCTCAAGAGAAGCAGAACAGACGAGTcattcagagaaaaagaagcaatCAAATATCCTGGTCACATCAAGACCACACTCCGCTTTCACACGCCCGAGCAGCTGCCACGCCGGCTGCAGACCAGAGCAAGCTTCCGAGTGGAGAGGAGACAGGGGATGTCCAGGAAGGAAAGCTCACTCTCGGGGCCGGCTGACCATGACTTCTCCCAGGGCCTCCAACACCTCCCGCTTGTAGTCTTCGAAGTCACCGTCAATCTGGCTAACACTCTGCTCCTCCACCACCCACAGCTGGCAGTTGGTTTCTGTGATGAGTCGGGCATCGTGGCTGACGACGATCACAGCTTCGAGGCAAGACAGCGAGAATGGAGGACaggcagaaaggaagaggggaaTCAAAACCTTCGAGGAGGGTGCCCAGCCCCAGGACACCTACAGTCCCATCCCAAAGCggggcaggaggagggcaggCCCGAGCTGACTCACCACCCTTGTATTCGTTGATGGCCTCCCCTAGAGCGTCGATAGACTCGATGTCCAGGTTATTGGTGGGCTCGTCCTATGGGGAGGAGGCATCCCGAAACCAAGTGTTAACGACCCCTACCTTTCCTGGTGTCAGCCCCGCCCTGCAGCCCCATTCACTCACCAAGATGAGGACATCGGGCTCCCGACAGGCCAGCTCTGCAAACACAACTCGGGCTTTCTGTCCACCTGGAGCAAAGGGGAAGGAGAACCACTGCACCTTCCACCACCTGACATGTCTGCAGGTGAGCCCTGAACGCCTGCGTGTGCATACAAGTGCAAGCGCGCATGCTGAGGTCCCCTGAGTCCCGGttcctcttccctcccacctcGAGGGACAGTGTGCGGGAGGGAATTTTGAGGAGGGGGACGCCTGCTCGGGCCCCAGTACCAGAGAGCTTGCAGATCTGGATGGTGTGGGCGTGGCTCTCCAGGCCGAAGCGGCCCAGACACTTTCGCGCATCCTGGTAGGGCAGGTTGAAGCCCCGCTGCAGGTACTCGGTGGGCGTCTCCTCCATGCGCAGCTGCTCTGCATACTGCTGGTTGAAGAAGCCAATTTTCTGCCcgagaggagaggagggtggtCAATGAAAGTCAGACTTCCTCTCGGCCTCTGACTACCTGATTCCCAAAGCCACTTACCAGCCGGTGGTTCTTCCTCATTTCACCCCGAGTCTGCAAGGAAAAAGCAAGGTGGGGCGGAGTAAGTGGGGTGGAGAGGAGCCACAGCTCCACCTCCCAACTCTGAAGGGAAATGAACACCAGAACGGGGCCGGGAATGAGCCAGGCCAAGCAAGATAATACAGGTGTGTCCCTGACAGGACCACGGCAGGCCAGGAAATCAGAGGCAAGAGGAAAAGCGAGGAGGTAAGTGGAGATTCAGAACCAGGAGCAGGCTGACCACGAGCAGAAAAACCCTGTCCCCGCCTTCCAGCCAGAATTTTTCAGGGTTCCACCTCAGATGGCAATGAGTTTGTGCGAGGATCTAGGACACCTTTCTAAAGATCTACTCTGTGGGTGTGAGGCAATGTGCCTTCTCCACACTTGCCTGGAGGGCAGACAGATGGTTACAACCACCTAGCactacatattggagaaggaaatggcaacccactccagtgttcttgcctggagaatcccagggacggggaagcctggtgggctgctgtcaatggggttgcacagagctggacacgactgaagcgacttagcagcagcagcactacatATACCGCAAAAGTCCCCAAAGCAATTCTAGGGAATTTACCTTAAGGAAAAACTAAATTCATGAACAAGTATAGTAAGACTCTTTACTATAGTACTGTCCTTCAGTGAAAAACCAGAAATGTTCTAAACAACAGATGTGAAACAAATTATAACAGATCCATGAGAAAAATGCATATAAGATTACAGGCacaaaaaaatgcttaaaatacatTATCTGAAAAAAGGTAGCTACAAAACAATTCACAGGATAACCCActtttgttaagaaaaataattacatatatgcttgtaaggaaaaaaaaggaaaacgatCCATTAAAATTAATACGGGTTATCTCTAGATTTTTCTGCGGCTTATGCAATTTGTTTTTCATCTGTCCCTtgcttagttctctgatcagggatctaacccgggcTCATGCCAGTAAAAGCcctgagtcctaactactggactgccaggaattccctggttcACACAATTTCTAACGATTATATAACCAGAACACACAAGCGGGATGGGGGAGGCATGCCCTTCATCTGGGCCCACTTCTCCAGGTCTGTCTCCCTGACTGATCTAAACTGTCCTCCTCTATAGCACCTCTTAAGGAAAAGAACCATCCATGACAAGTTCTGTATTTAACTCTCCACAGAAGAGAGGGCTCCCCCATTGGAGCCTCCAGGGATAGCCGTGTGCTCATGCCTCTGCTCGCCCGTCATCACGCCCCTCCCTGACTCCTGGACTCACCGGCGTCAGCTTGcctgtcagcagcagcagcagggtgctCTTCCCCACGCCGTTAGGGCCCACGATGCAGACTGCCAGAGGGAAAACAGAGGTCAGAGGGGAGGTCCCCAGAAACTCCCCGGGGCTCCTGCTCCACAGCCCGAGTCCCACCCCAAACCCTGCACCGAGCCTCCCCCCAACTCACTCCTTGAGTCCATGTCAATGCCAAAATCCAGATTCTTAAAGAGTGGTTTCTGCCCCTCATAGCCAAAGGTCACACCTGAGAAGGCAAGAAAAGCAGCACTTTCTCTTCAGAGTCCCCCGAGGGCACCCGAGAGCCCTGGCGGGGCGGTGAGGCAGGACCGAGGCCGCTCACCGTGCAGGCCCAGCACCGGAGGGCTGAGCGGCGGCGGGTCGGGGAACGTGAAGCGCACGGTGTACTCCTTGGGGCGCTTCAGCAGCTCGGGGGCCTCCTGCGACTCCTCATCCTGGTTTTTCCGCCGGCACTTCTGCTGCTTTCGAGTCAAGGCTTCCTTGGTTTGCTTCTCCTGAGCAGGACGGGAAAAGGGAGACATCCAAGCCTTGGACGGGAGGCCTTGAATGGCAGGCAGGGTCCGAGCCCCCCTCCTTTTCCTGAGAAGATCCCTGCCCAGGAAGAGCCAGCGCTCACCGCCTGCTTAGTGGACTTGCCACCCGCCTTTAGCTCCTTCAGCTTTTTCTCCTGCTTCTCATATTGCTTCAGCAGTTCCTTCTGCTTTTGCTGGTACATCTTCTTGAAGGTCACTGGGGCAAGGGGACGGGGGGTCATCAATGCTTGTCCCTGTCCCCAGCAGGATGGGGAAGGGGGGGGCAGGGGTCATGTCCAGAATTCTGAAATACTCAGAATTATCACCGCATCCCTGTGTCCCTCCCTctcaggcccttctccaggaactATCCCTTTCCTCGCCCTCGAACGTCCCACGTACTGTAATTGCCCCTGTAGTAGTGAAGCCGCTGGGCGTCAAGATGGATGATGTCAGTACACACGTCATCCAGGAAGCCCTGGTCGTGGGAGACGATGAGCAGCGTCTTCCGCCAGCCCTGGAGGTAGCTGGGTTTTAAAGAGTGTGGAAATGTCACAATCTCCAGGTTAGAGTGCAGACAGGGGcaggaagtgaaagagaaaggcTGGGGTGAGAGCTGTCAGGGGCAGAGTGGAGACCAGCGATACAAACCTATAATCCAGAGCCACTCACTTGTTGAGCCAGATGACAGCGTTGAGGTCCAGGTGGTTGGTGGGCTCGTCCAACATCAGCAGCGTGGGCTCCATGAACAGTGCCCTAGAGGGTGGGCGGCAGAAGGCAGGGTCAGTGGGAGGAAGACCCTTGCTCAGACAACCCACAGAAGCCTCTGCTAAGTGGAGCCTGAGACCATGAACACTCCTTCCCAATCTCTCCTAAGAGTTCCTGAGACAGATGAGAACACACCCCAAGACAGGGAGAGAAGCCCCCCGAATCTGACAAGTCAGACAGTACAGGAGGAAGAAGACAGCAAGAACGGAAGTGTGGGCAGAGGCCgggagggcagggggtgggagccCACCTGGCCAAGGAGACACGCATGCGCCAGCCCCCCGAGAACTTCTGTGTGGGTCGATTTTGCATCTCAGGGTCAAAGCCCAGGCCAGCCAGGATCCGGCGGGCTTTGGCCTCTGCAGCTGCCGCCCCGGTGGCCCGCAATTCCTCGTACacctggga contains:
- the ABCF1 gene encoding ATP-binding cassette sub-family F member 1 isoform X2 produces the protein MPKGPKQQPPEPEWIGDGETTSPTDKVVKKGKKDKKTKKTFFEELAVEDKQAGEEEKVLKEKEQQQQQQQQQQQQKKKRDTRKGRRKKDVDDDGEEKELMERLKKLSVPASDEEDEVPAPVPRGGKKTKGGNVFAALIQDQSEDEEEEEEKHPPKPAKPEKNRINKAVSQEQQPGLKGKKTKEEKSKGKAKPQNKFAALESEEEEEDEEEVTKEKEPPKQGKEKAKKAEQGSEEGEEEEEEGESKADDPYAHLSKKEKKKLKKQMEYERQVASLKAASAAENDFSVSQAEVSSRQAMLENASDIKLEKFSISAHGKELFVNADLYIVAGRRYGLVGPNGKGKTTLLKHIANRALSIPPNIDVLLCEQEVVADETPAVQAVLRADTKRLKLLEEERRLQGQLEQGDDTAAERLEKVYEELRATGAAAAEAKARRILAGLGFDPEMQNRPTQKFSGGWRMRVSLARALFMEPTLLMLDEPTNHLDLNAVIWLNNYLQGWRKTLLIVSHDQGFLDDVCTDIIHLDAQRLHYYRGNYMTFKKMYQQKQKELLKQYEKQEKKLKELKAGGKSTKQAEKQTKEALTRKQQKCRRKNQDEESQEAPELLKRPKEYTVRFTFPDPPPLSPPVLGLHGVTFGYEGQKPLFKNLDFGIDMDSRICIVGPNGVGKSTLLLLLTGKLTPTRGEMRKNHRLKIGFFNQQYAEQLRMEETPTEYLQRGFNLPYQDARKCLGRFGLESHAHTIQICKLSGGQKARVVFAELACREPDVLILDEPTNNLDIESIDALGEAINEYKGAVIVVSHDARLITETNCQLWVVEEQSVSQIDGDFEDYKREVLEALGEVMVSRPRE
- the ABCF1 gene encoding ATP-binding cassette sub-family F member 1 isoform X3: MPKGPKQQPPEPEWIGDGETTSPTDKVVKKGKKDKKTKKTFFEELAVEDKQAGEEEKVLKEKEQQQQQQQQQQQKKKRDTRKGRRKKDVDDDGEEKELMERLKKLSVPASDEEDEVPAPVPRGGKKTKGGNVFAALIQDQSEDEEEEEEKHPPKPAKPEKNRINKAVSQEQQPGLKGKKTKEEKSKGKAKPQNKFAALESEEEEEDEEEVTKEKEPPKQGKEKAKKAEQGSEEGEEEEEEGESKADDPYAHLSKKEKKKLKKQMEYERQVASLKAASAAENDFSVSQAEVSSRQAMLENASDIKLEKFSISAHGKELFVNADLYIVAGRRYGLVGPNGKGKTTLLKHIANRALSIPPNIDVLLCEQEVVADETPAVQAVLRADTKRLKLLEEERRLQGQLEQGDDTAAERLEKVYEELRATGAAAAEAKARRILAGLGFDPEMQNRPTQKFSGGWRMRVSLARALFMEPTLLMLDEPTNHLDLNAVIWLNNYLQGWRKTLLIVSHDQGFLDDVCTDIIHLDAQRLHYYRGNYMTFKKMYQQKQKELLKQYEKQEKKLKELKAGGKSTKQAEKQTKEALTRKQQKCRRKNQDEESQEAPELLKRPKEYTVRFTFPDPPPLSPPVLGLHGVTFGYEGQKPLFKNLDFGIDMDSRICIVGPNGVGKSTLLLLLTGKLTPTRGEMRKNHRLKIGFFNQQYAEQLRMEETPTEYLQRGFNLPYQDARKCLGRFGLESHAHTIQICKLSGGQKARVVFAELACREPDVLILDEPTNNLDIESIDALGEAINEYKGAVIVVSHDARLITETNCQLWVVEEQSVSQIDGDFEDYKREVLEALGEVMVSRPRE
- the ABCF1 gene encoding ATP-binding cassette sub-family F member 1 isoform X1; this translates as MPKGPKQQPPEPEWIGDGETTSPTDKVVKKGKKDKKTKKTFFEELAVEDKQAGEEEKVLKEKEQQQQQQQQQQQQQKKKRDTRKGRRKKDVDDDGEEKELMERLKKLSVPASDEEDEVPAPVPRGGKKTKGGNVFAALIQDQSEDEEEEEEKHPPKPAKPEKNRINKAVSQEQQPGLKGKKTKEEKSKGKAKPQNKFAALESEEEEEDEEEVTKEKEPPKQGKEKAKKAEQGSEEGEEEEEEGESKADDPYAHLSKKEKKKLKKQMEYERQVASLKAASAAENDFSVSQAEVSSRQAMLENASDIKLEKFSISAHGKELFVNADLYIVAGRRYGLVGPNGKGKTTLLKHIANRALSIPPNIDVLLCEQEVVADETPAVQAVLRADTKRLKLLEEERRLQGQLEQGDDTAAERLEKVYEELRATGAAAAEAKARRILAGLGFDPEMQNRPTQKFSGGWRMRVSLARALFMEPTLLMLDEPTNHLDLNAVIWLNNYLQGWRKTLLIVSHDQGFLDDVCTDIIHLDAQRLHYYRGNYMTFKKMYQQKQKELLKQYEKQEKKLKELKAGGKSTKQAEKQTKEALTRKQQKCRRKNQDEESQEAPELLKRPKEYTVRFTFPDPPPLSPPVLGLHGVTFGYEGQKPLFKNLDFGIDMDSRICIVGPNGVGKSTLLLLLTGKLTPTRGEMRKNHRLKIGFFNQQYAEQLRMEETPTEYLQRGFNLPYQDARKCLGRFGLESHAHTIQICKLSGGQKARVVFAELACREPDVLILDEPTNNLDIESIDALGEAINEYKGAVIVVSHDARLITETNCQLWVVEEQSVSQIDGDFEDYKREVLEALGEVMVSRPRE